One genomic region from Electrophorus electricus isolate fEleEle1 chromosome 23, fEleEle1.pri, whole genome shotgun sequence encodes:
- the mkrn4 gene encoding makorin, ring finger protein, 4 isoform X2: MRMDRCNVPYRHAAKHGFNVERQLCRQFINGSCRYGQRCSYLHEWPTVQSVQVCRYFQKGGCWFGDSCRYLHVAPYVDNGTSGGRRGSAPVVHASALVGHTLTDRRGSEPSLFPRQGAHSWSRRRSEPLVTNLRQQSLHLTTNIAEEEEDAVAPQPQDEGWQPQQCEDPTQSHSSSFVGSMSNAASAEVKGKNVSKTGNQETSNQYGGVSGATASAEQGQSEAYNQSKNVLCGICMDKVYEKATARERRFGILPNCNHAFCLGCIMTWRKTKDFQEDVIKACPQCRVKSSFYIPSKFWVGEGEPKAELIASFKAKSSKIKCNFFMHHGYCPFASECIFSHDLPPGYRPHRRRFRPKNTTGLLGSIDGEDQRILSYFIALTLLDDEDFDFLDEYEVS; this comes from the exons ATGAGAATGGATCGATGTAATGTACCGTATAGACATGCAGCCAAACATGGCTTTAATGTAGAAAGACAGCTTTGCAG GCAGTTCATAAATGGTTCCTGCAGGTATGGTCAGCGTTGTTCTTATCTGCATGAATGGCCAACGGTGCAGTCAGTCCAAGTATGCAGGTACTTCCAAAAAGGTGGTTGCTGGTTTGGTGATAGTTGCAG GTATCTCCATGTCGCTCCATATGTGGATAATGGAACTTCAGGTGGCAGACGAGGTTCAGCACCTGTAGTCCATGCCTCTGCCTTAGTGGGTCATACTTTGACTGACCGTCGTGGGTCTGAGCCTTCCCTTTTCCCAAGGCAAGGTGCACACAGTTGGAGTCGGAGAAGGTCTGAGCCTCTGGTCACAAATTTGAGGCAACAGAGTTTGCATCTTACTACAAATATTGctgaggaggaagaagatgCAGTTGCACCTCAACCACAGG ATGAGGGATGGCAGCCACAGCAGTGTGAAGACCCTACTCAGTCACACAGCAGCAGTTTTGTGGGGTCCATGTCTAATGCAGCTTCTGCTGAAGTTAAGGGAAAAAATGTATCCAAAACTGGCAATCAG GAAACCAGTAATCAGTATGGGGGTGTGAGTGGTGCTACTGCCTCAGCTGAGCAGGGACAATCGGAAGCCTAcaatcaaagcaaaaatgtgTTGTGTGGCATCTGCATGGACAAAGTTTATGAGAAAGCAACAGCAAGGGAGAGGCGCTTTGGCATCCTGCCCAACTGCAACCATGCCTTCTGCCTTGGTTGCATTATGACATGGCGGAAGACTAAAGACTTCCAGGAAGATGTCATCAA ggCCTGTCCACAGTGCAGAGTAAAGTCGTCTTTTTACATTCCCAGCAAGTTTTGGGTCGGTGAGGGTGAGCCAAAGGCAGAACTGATTGCTTCCTTTAAAGCAAAAAGCAG TAAAATAAAGTGCAATTTCTTCATGCACCATGGATACTGCCCTTTTGCTTCAGAGTGCATCTTCAGCCATGACTTGCCACCTGGGTACAGACCTCACCGCAGACGTTTCAGACCAAAG AATACCACAGGCTTGCTGGGGAGTATTGATGGTGAAGACCAGCGAATTCTGAGCTATTTCATTGCTCTGACACTTTTGGATGATGAGGACTTTGATTTTCTTGATGAATATGAAGTCTCTTGA
- the ppardb gene encoding peroxisome proliferator-activated receptor delta b, translated as MEGDEQATSPVKGEGLVELTMVEGAMALAEFMEGQTSPQADISLPRVTVDTAWLTVQEGESTSSDCGGTTDLQELGSASADEGEREGSEILDTTGTGVSPLSKESWNGDRVKKDKQQKNSSTHVKASSFPDPLQTSALSLSDHLRLGRDDADGVGLSVECRICGDKASGFHYGVHACEGCKGFFRRTIRMKLEYDRCERTCKIQKKSRNKCQYCRFQKCLALGMSHDAIRYGRMPEAEKKKLVAGLLAGEKNLLSPGRSDLKTLAKHVNTAYLKNLNMTKKKARSILTGKTSSTTPFVIHDMDSLWQAENGLVWNQLNGAPPNKEIGVHVFYRCQCTTVETVRELTEFAKNIPGFVDLFLNDQVTLLKYGVHESIFAMLPSLMNKDGLLVANGKGFVTREFLRSLRKPFSEIMEPKFEFAVKFNALELDDSDLALFVAAIILCGDRPGLMNVKQVEQIQDSILQALDQHLQVHHPDSLYLFPKLLQKMADLRQLVTENAQLVQMIKKTESETSLHPLLQEIYKDMY; from the exons ATGGAGGGGGATGAGCAAGCTACTTCTCCAGTGAAAGGTGAAGGCTTGGTGGAGCTAACCATGGTGGAGGGGGCCATGGCACTGGCGGAGTTTATGGAAGGCCAGACGTCTCCCCAGGCTGATATCAGCCTTCCTCGCGTCACTGTGGACACAGCCTGGCTGACTGTTCAGGAGGGAGAGTCCACCTCGTCTGACTGTGGAGGTACCACAGACCTTCAGGAGCTGGGCTCTGCCTCAgcggatgagggagagagggagggcagcGAGATCTTGGACACCACAGGAACAGGGGTATCGCCCCTCAGCAAGGAATCATGGAATGGGGACAGAGTGAAAaaggataaacagcagaagaacagTAGTACACATGTAAAAGCTAGCTCATTCCCAG ATCCACTGCAAACGTCTGCACTCTCACTATCTGATCACTTGAGGCTCGGCCGGGATGACGCTGATGGCGTGGGACTGAGTGTGGAGTGCAGGATATGTGGGGACAAAGCTTCAGGGTTCCACTATGGTGTGCATGCCTGTGAGGGTTGCAAG GGATTTTTTAGACGCACCATTCGTATGAAGCTAGAGTATGACCGCTGTGAGCGCACCTGCAAAATCCAAAAGAAGAGTCGCAATAAGTGCCAATACTGCCGCTTCCAGAAGTGCCTGGCTCTTGGCATGTCCCATGATG CTATTCGGTATGGCCGTATGCCAgaggcagagaagaagaaaCTGGTGGCCGGGCTACTGGCAGGAGAAAAGAATCTTCTGAGCCCTGGACGCTCTGATCTCAAAACTTTGGCCAAGCATGTAAATACAGCCTACCTAAAGAACCTCAACATGACCAAGAAAAAAGCACGCAGCATCCTCACTGGCAAGACCAGCTCCACAACG cCCTTTGTGATTCATGATATGGATTCACTGTGGCAAGCGGAGAATGGTTTGGTCTGGAACCAGCTGAATGGCGCACCCCCAAATAAAGAAATCGGAGTCCATGTTTTTTACCGGTGCCAGTGCACCACAGTGGAAACTGTTCGAGAGCTCACAGAGTTTGCCAAAAACATCCCTGGCTTTGTAGATCTTTTCCTTAATGATCAG gTGACCTTGTTAAAGTATGGCGTTCATGAGTCCATTTTTGCAATGCTGCCATCCCTAATGAATAAAGATGGACTCCTGGTAGCCAATGGCAAGGGCTTTGTGACGAGAGAGTTTTTACGAAGCCTGCGCAAACCCTTCAGTGAAATTATGGAACCCAAGTTTGAGTTTGCAGTGAAGTTCAACGCCTTGGAGCTGGATGACAGCGATTTGGCTCTGTTTGTGGCGGCCATCATACTGTGTGGAG ACCGTCCAGGACTCATGAACGTGAAGCAGGTAGAGCAGATCCAAGACAGCATCCTCCAGGCTCTAGACCAGCACCTCCAGGTTCACCATCCAGATTCACTTTACCTCTTCCCCAAACTACTGCAGAAGATGGCTGACCTCCGTCAGCTAGTCACAGAGAACGCCCAACTGGTTCAAATGATTAAAAAGACAGAATCTGAGACCTCCCTCCATCCACTTCTACAAGAAATTTACAAGGATATGTATTAA
- the mkrn4 gene encoding makorin, ring finger protein, 4 isoform X4 translates to MKMVSLYSMHNMSEEFCRMLVVTMFCFRQFINGSCRYGQRCSYLHEWPTVQSVQVCRYFQKGGCWFGDSCRYLHVAPYVDNGTSGGRRGSAPVVHASALVGHTLTDRRGSEPSLFPRQGAHSWSRRRSEPLVTNLRQQSLHLTTNIAEEEEDAVAPQPQDEGWQPQQCEDPTQSHSSSFVGSMSNAASAEVKGKNVSKTGNQETSNQYGGVSGATASAEQGQSEAYNQSKNVLCGICMDKVYEKATARERRFGILPNCNHAFCLGCIMTWRKTKDFQEDVIKACPQCRVKSSFYIPSKFWVGEGEPKAELIASFKAKSRVHLQP, encoded by the exons ATGAAAATGGTTAGTTTGTACTCGATGCATAACATGTCTGAAGAGTTTTGTCGAATGCTTGTCGTTACTATGTTTTGTTTCAGGCAGTTCATAAATGGTTCCTGCAGGTATGGTCAGCGTTGTTCTTATCTGCATGAATGGCCAACGGTGCAGTCAGTCCAAGTATGCAGGTACTTCCAAAAAGGTGGTTGCTGGTTTGGTGATAGTTGCAG GTATCTCCATGTCGCTCCATATGTGGATAATGGAACTTCAGGTGGCAGACGAGGTTCAGCACCTGTAGTCCATGCCTCTGCCTTAGTGGGTCATACTTTGACTGACCGTCGTGGGTCTGAGCCTTCCCTTTTCCCAAGGCAAGGTGCACACAGTTGGAGTCGGAGAAGGTCTGAGCCTCTGGTCACAAATTTGAGGCAACAGAGTTTGCATCTTACTACAAATATTGctgaggaggaagaagatgCAGTTGCACCTCAACCACAGG ATGAGGGATGGCAGCCACAGCAGTGTGAAGACCCTACTCAGTCACACAGCAGCAGTTTTGTGGGGTCCATGTCTAATGCAGCTTCTGCTGAAGTTAAGGGAAAAAATGTATCCAAAACTGGCAATCAG GAAACCAGTAATCAGTATGGGGGTGTGAGTGGTGCTACTGCCTCAGCTGAGCAGGGACAATCGGAAGCCTAcaatcaaagcaaaaatgtgTTGTGTGGCATCTGCATGGACAAAGTTTATGAGAAAGCAACAGCAAGGGAGAGGCGCTTTGGCATCCTGCCCAACTGCAACCATGCCTTCTGCCTTGGTTGCATTATGACATGGCGGAAGACTAAAGACTTCCAGGAAGATGTCATCAA ggCCTGTCCACAGTGCAGAGTAAAGTCGTCTTTTTACATTCCCAGCAAGTTTTGGGTCGGTGAGGGTGAGCCAAAGGCAGAACTGATTGCTTCCTTTAAAGCAAAAAGCAG AGTGCATCTTCAGCCATGA
- the fance gene encoding Fanconi anemia group E protein codes for MTTILNRFDGRARLLAYALLNGGVSDAQKMFTKQRGASTQFFLRSFLNTLCRDEACLDKRANSLTTKPLVNMFSDAFKCDLLCFLHLIHPGVPRDSVLSLLHCLTQEVNKKPWICALITQLHKDIGSEDLGKGTLLTPQCIVDLKGLCERFKDSQEKGVWDLYLNEHWTCELSPDNQTDLEHKKRKREIVCMDTERNELHSKRMKLDMSASGLTESEKLTVEESNANTLQLDKHLEGDSPMTHQLPEEGSLCVLSDNIKAAVPLIKELLESETEWDESYMPFLRVLNECDSYQLEMLCGILRLAETPEPTLPHFCSFLLALSPDLSHSTASIIIKHLLLGKVLSLTEPASRCLVTAVTSLCSRYPRPTCQALIEPVIKAGQTDNAQAELFCRLVKECLESHHRLFVFQMTLHGSWNEGLLSVIHALLDLKIEPSEELFSLFTTQLSRQSPQFPKSMKFAKIMLTVLTKFQSYMNASRQHTLLCCISFNETFLKKSLQAALKRISQ; via the exons ATGACCACAATCTTGAACCGTTTTGACGGTCGAGCCCGCTTGCTAGCATATGCGTTACTTAACGGGGGAGTAAGTGATGCCCAGAAAATGTTCACGAAACAGCGAGGCGCTAGTACTCAGTTCTTTTTGCGATCCTTTCTGAACACACTATGTCGAGATGAGGCGTGCTTGGATAAGCGAGCGAACTCACTCACTAC GAAGCCACTGGTCAACATGTTTTCTGATGCATTTAAGTGTGATCTACTGTGCTTTCTGCATCTCATCCATCCTGGTGTGCCACGAGACAGTGTTCTTTCCCTGCTTCACTGCCTCACTCAGGAAGTGAATAAAAAGCCATGGATTTGTGCATTAATTACTCAGCTTCACAAAGATATTGGAAGTGAAGACCTTGGAAAAGGTACACTTCTCACCCCGCAATGTATAGTGGACCTGAAAGGGCTGTGTGAGAGATTCAAAGATTCACAAGAAAAAGGAGTGTGGGATCTGTACCTAAATGAACATTGGACCTGTGAATTATCTCCAGATAATCAAACAGATTTGGAacataagaaaagaaaaagggagattGTATGCATGGATACAGAGAGGAATGAGCTGCATTCCAAAAGGATGAAGTTGGATATGTCTGCCAGTGGGCTCACTGAGAGTGAAAAGTTGACTGTGGAGGAATCTAATGCAAATACTTTGCAGCTTGACAAGCATCTGGAAGGAGATTCTCCCATGACACATCAACTGCCAGAGGAAGGAtccttgtgtgttttgtcagaCAACATAAAG GCAGCAGTTCCTTTGATAAAAGAATTACTGGAGTCTGAAACAGAG TGGGATGAGAGCTATATGCCTTTTCTCAGAGTGCTGAATGAATGTGATTCATATCAG TTGGAGATGTTGTGTGGAATACTACGTTTGGCTGAAACCCCTGAGCCGACCTTACCTCATTTCTGTAGCTTTCTGCTGGCTCTGTCTCCAGATCTTAGCCACAGCACTGCAAGCATCATTATCAAGCACCTCTTGCTTGGTAAG gTTCTTTCCCTCACAGAGCCAGCCTCTCGTTGTCTGGTCACTGCTGTAACCTCACTTTGCAGTCGTTACCCAAGGCCAACCTGCCAAGCTCTTATAGAGCCAGTCATAAAGGCAGGACAAACAG ATAACGCCCAGGCTGAACTATTCTGCCGGCTGGTGAAAGAGTGCCTTGAGTCACATCACAGACTGTTTGTATTCCA GATGACACttcatggatcctggaatgagGGTTTGTTGTCAGTCATCCATGCTTTGTTGGATTTAAAG ATTGAACCAAGTGAGGAGCTTTTCTCCCTTTTCACTACCCAACTGAGCAGGCAGTCTCCACAATTCCCCAAGTCCATGAAGTTCGCCAAGATAATGCTGACTGTCCTGACAAAGTTCCAGTCCTAT ATGAATGCATCGCGCCAACACACATTGTTGTGCTGTATCTCTTTCAATGAGACCTTCCTTAAGAAATCTCTGCAGGCTGCACTAAAACGTATTTCTCAGTAA
- the mkrn4 gene encoding makorin, ring finger protein, 4 isoform X3 codes for MEKNTRFTEDVCRQFINGSCRYGQRCSYLHEWPTVQSVQVCRYFQKGGCWFGDSCRYLHVAPYVDNGTSGGRRGSAPVVHASALVGHTLTDRRGSEPSLFPRQGAHSWSRRRSEPLVTNLRQQSLHLTTNIAEEEEDAVAPQPQDEGWQPQQCEDPTQSHSSSFVGSMSNAASAEVKGKNVSKTGNQETSNQYGGVSGATASAEQGQSEAYNQSKNVLCGICMDKVYEKATARERRFGILPNCNHAFCLGCIMTWRKTKDFQEDVIKACPQCRVKSSFYIPSKFWVGEGEPKAELIASFKAKSSKIKCNFFMHHGYCPFASECIFSHDLPPGYRPHRRRFRPKNTTGLLGSIDGEDQRILSYFIALTLLDDEDFDFLDEYEVS; via the exons ATGGAGAAGAATACGCGCTTTACGGAAGATGTTTGCAG GCAGTTCATAAATGGTTCCTGCAGGTATGGTCAGCGTTGTTCTTATCTGCATGAATGGCCAACGGTGCAGTCAGTCCAAGTATGCAGGTACTTCCAAAAAGGTGGTTGCTGGTTTGGTGATAGTTGCAG GTATCTCCATGTCGCTCCATATGTGGATAATGGAACTTCAGGTGGCAGACGAGGTTCAGCACCTGTAGTCCATGCCTCTGCCTTAGTGGGTCATACTTTGACTGACCGTCGTGGGTCTGAGCCTTCCCTTTTCCCAAGGCAAGGTGCACACAGTTGGAGTCGGAGAAGGTCTGAGCCTCTGGTCACAAATTTGAGGCAACAGAGTTTGCATCTTACTACAAATATTGctgaggaggaagaagatgCAGTTGCACCTCAACCACAGG ATGAGGGATGGCAGCCACAGCAGTGTGAAGACCCTACTCAGTCACACAGCAGCAGTTTTGTGGGGTCCATGTCTAATGCAGCTTCTGCTGAAGTTAAGGGAAAAAATGTATCCAAAACTGGCAATCAG GAAACCAGTAATCAGTATGGGGGTGTGAGTGGTGCTACTGCCTCAGCTGAGCAGGGACAATCGGAAGCCTAcaatcaaagcaaaaatgtgTTGTGTGGCATCTGCATGGACAAAGTTTATGAGAAAGCAACAGCAAGGGAGAGGCGCTTTGGCATCCTGCCCAACTGCAACCATGCCTTCTGCCTTGGTTGCATTATGACATGGCGGAAGACTAAAGACTTCCAGGAAGATGTCATCAA ggCCTGTCCACAGTGCAGAGTAAAGTCGTCTTTTTACATTCCCAGCAAGTTTTGGGTCGGTGAGGGTGAGCCAAAGGCAGAACTGATTGCTTCCTTTAAAGCAAAAAGCAG TAAAATAAAGTGCAATTTCTTCATGCACCATGGATACTGCCCTTTTGCTTCAGAGTGCATCTTCAGCCATGACTTGCCACCTGGGTACAGACCTCACCGCAGACGTTTCAGACCAAAG AATACCACAGGCTTGCTGGGGAGTATTGATGGTGAAGACCAGCGAATTCTGAGCTATTTCATTGCTCTGACACTTTTGGATGATGAGGACTTTGATTTTCTTGATGAATATGAAGTCTCTTGA
- the si:ch73-237c6.1 gene encoding properdin isoform X1 — MHRKNIIRLLNQQEQLTKKVKVIRLWNIRKLFLHSQPTKKTTMLFMIALLLLHIQPTVPQMVQCYSSFSLKDGTCVDILGQVPLDDCCMNPKYSYQENGKVCKSCRYAEWTEWSQWGACSVTCSEGVRQRHRGCYGIGKCQDPYKIGDLQTEPCTEGCCQENGGWSEWGAWSPCSVTCENGVKKRTRTCTEPPPKCGGFCLGNSEETEDCNIAIVCPTHGGWSPWGKWGPCAGTCHPEGFLAPEQQRQRTCTNPPPSTVPRGNDCSGARFDSKHCKGIPFCPVDGNWGAWSMASDCSVTCGVGRQRQQRKCDNPQPKHSGRPCQGADTRIHLCTIPVHCPADGHWSEWSEWTLCKSVNQREIVCRNRMGRRKRERDCLGREYEGNFCLGEPVEFGTCYNIMNCKSGPSEQIVGAFWSEWSKWSYCKPNCGENSTQTRQKKCIPDLSKYSNKNIEFFSGTPNINCPQPEDTEQTRSCFNVPKC; from the exons ATGCACAGGAAAAATATTATTAGACTCTTAAATCAGCAAGAACAATTAACAAAGAAGGTAAAGGTAATAAG GCTCTGGAATATCAGGAAACTATTTCTGCATAGTCAACCAACAAAGAAGACAACAATGTTGTTTATGATAGCACTCCTTCTGTTACATATTCAGCCAACAG ttcccCAGATGGTGCAGTGCTATTCTAGTTTTTCTCTAAAAGATGGAACCTGCGTTGATATTCTGGGTCAGGTGCCACTTGATGATTGTTGCATGAATCCCAAATATAGCTATCAGGAAAATGGCAAAGTTTGCAAGTCCTGTAG ATATGCTGAATGGACTGAGTGGTCCCAATGGGGTGCCTGCTCAGTGACCTGTTCAGAAGGAGTGAGGCAGAGACACCGTGGCTGTTATGGGATTGGGAAGTGCCAAGACCCTTACAAAATAGGGGATCTACAGACTGAACCTTGTACAGAGGGCTGCTGtcaag aaaatgGGGGCTGGTCAGAGTGGGGTGCATGGTCACCATGCTCAGTTACATGTGAAAATGGAGTAAAAAAAAGGACAAGGACTTGTACTGAACCCCCTCCCAAATGTGGTGGCTTCTGCCTTGGCAACAGTGAAGAAACTGAAGACTGCAACATAGCAATTGTTTGTCCAA CTCATGGAGGATGGTCCCCATGGGGGAAGTGGGGTCCCTGTGCAGGGACTTGTCATCCAGAGGGTTTCCTGGCCCCTGAACAGCAACGCCAAAGGACTTGTACAAACCCTCCACCATCCACTGTGCCACGTGGAAATGACTGCTCAGGTGCTAGGTTCGACAGTAAGCACTGCAAGGGAATACCTTTTTGTCCAG TGGATGGAAACTGGGGTGCTTGGTCAATGGCTTCAGACTGCTCTGTGACATGTGGAGTAGGACGACAGAGGCAGCAACGAAAATGTGATAATCCACAACCCAAACATAGTGGCCGACCCTGCCAAGGAGCTGACACAAGAATTCATCTCTGCACTATCCCTGTACACTGTCCAG CGGATGGTCACTGGAGTGAATGGAGTGAATGGACACTCTGTAAGTCAGTCAACCAAAGAGAAATTGTTTGCAGGAATAGAATGGGAAGacgaaagagagagcgagactgtTTAGGCAGGGAATATGAAGGAAATTTCTGTCTTGGAGAACCTGTGGAGTTTGGCACCTGCTATAACATTATGAATTGTAAAT CGGGTCCTTCTGAACAGATAGTGGGAGCCTTTTGGTCAGAATGGAGTAAATGGAGTTACTGTAAACCTAACTGTGGAGAAAATTCCACACAGACAAGACAGAAGAAGTGTATACCGGACCTCTCAAAGTACAG
- the si:ch73-237c6.1 gene encoding properdin isoform X2: MLFMIALLLLHIQPTVPQMVQCYSSFSLKDGTCVDILGQVPLDDCCMNPKYSYQENGKVCKSCRYAEWTEWSQWGACSVTCSEGVRQRHRGCYGIGKCQDPYKIGDLQTEPCTEGCCQENGGWSEWGAWSPCSVTCENGVKKRTRTCTEPPPKCGGFCLGNSEETEDCNIAIVCPTHGGWSPWGKWGPCAGTCHPEGFLAPEQQRQRTCTNPPPSTVPRGNDCSGARFDSKHCKGIPFCPVDGNWGAWSMASDCSVTCGVGRQRQQRKCDNPQPKHSGRPCQGADTRIHLCTIPVHCPADGHWSEWSEWTLCKSVNQREIVCRNRMGRRKRERDCLGREYEGNFCLGEPVEFGTCYNIMNCKSGPSEQIVGAFWSEWSKWSYCKPNCGENSTQTRQKKCIPDLSKYSNKNIEFFSGTPNINCPQPEDTEQTRSCFNVPKC; encoded by the exons ATGTTGTTTATGATAGCACTCCTTCTGTTACATATTCAGCCAACAG ttcccCAGATGGTGCAGTGCTATTCTAGTTTTTCTCTAAAAGATGGAACCTGCGTTGATATTCTGGGTCAGGTGCCACTTGATGATTGTTGCATGAATCCCAAATATAGCTATCAGGAAAATGGCAAAGTTTGCAAGTCCTGTAG ATATGCTGAATGGACTGAGTGGTCCCAATGGGGTGCCTGCTCAGTGACCTGTTCAGAAGGAGTGAGGCAGAGACACCGTGGCTGTTATGGGATTGGGAAGTGCCAAGACCCTTACAAAATAGGGGATCTACAGACTGAACCTTGTACAGAGGGCTGCTGtcaag aaaatgGGGGCTGGTCAGAGTGGGGTGCATGGTCACCATGCTCAGTTACATGTGAAAATGGAGTAAAAAAAAGGACAAGGACTTGTACTGAACCCCCTCCCAAATGTGGTGGCTTCTGCCTTGGCAACAGTGAAGAAACTGAAGACTGCAACATAGCAATTGTTTGTCCAA CTCATGGAGGATGGTCCCCATGGGGGAAGTGGGGTCCCTGTGCAGGGACTTGTCATCCAGAGGGTTTCCTGGCCCCTGAACAGCAACGCCAAAGGACTTGTACAAACCCTCCACCATCCACTGTGCCACGTGGAAATGACTGCTCAGGTGCTAGGTTCGACAGTAAGCACTGCAAGGGAATACCTTTTTGTCCAG TGGATGGAAACTGGGGTGCTTGGTCAATGGCTTCAGACTGCTCTGTGACATGTGGAGTAGGACGACAGAGGCAGCAACGAAAATGTGATAATCCACAACCCAAACATAGTGGCCGACCCTGCCAAGGAGCTGACACAAGAATTCATCTCTGCACTATCCCTGTACACTGTCCAG CGGATGGTCACTGGAGTGAATGGAGTGAATGGACACTCTGTAAGTCAGTCAACCAAAGAGAAATTGTTTGCAGGAATAGAATGGGAAGacgaaagagagagcgagactgtTTAGGCAGGGAATATGAAGGAAATTTCTGTCTTGGAGAACCTGTGGAGTTTGGCACCTGCTATAACATTATGAATTGTAAAT CGGGTCCTTCTGAACAGATAGTGGGAGCCTTTTGGTCAGAATGGAGTAAATGGAGTTACTGTAAACCTAACTGTGGAGAAAATTCCACACAGACAAGACAGAAGAAGTGTATACCGGACCTCTCAAAGTACAG
- the mkrn4 gene encoding makorin, ring finger protein, 4 isoform X1: protein MKMVSLYSMHNMSEEFCRMLVVTMFCFRQFINGSCRYGQRCSYLHEWPTVQSVQVCRYFQKGGCWFGDSCRYLHVAPYVDNGTSGGRRGSAPVVHASALVGHTLTDRRGSEPSLFPRQGAHSWSRRRSEPLVTNLRQQSLHLTTNIAEEEEDAVAPQPQDEGWQPQQCEDPTQSHSSSFVGSMSNAASAEVKGKNVSKTGNQETSNQYGGVSGATASAEQGQSEAYNQSKNVLCGICMDKVYEKATARERRFGILPNCNHAFCLGCIMTWRKTKDFQEDVIKACPQCRVKSSFYIPSKFWVGEGEPKAELIASFKAKSSKIKCNFFMHHGYCPFASECIFSHDLPPGYRPHRRRFRPKNTTGLLGSIDGEDQRILSYFIALTLLDDEDFDFLDEYEVS from the exons ATGAAAATGGTTAGTTTGTACTCGATGCATAACATGTCTGAAGAGTTTTGTCGAATGCTTGTCGTTACTATGTTTTGTTTCAGGCAGTTCATAAATGGTTCCTGCAGGTATGGTCAGCGTTGTTCTTATCTGCATGAATGGCCAACGGTGCAGTCAGTCCAAGTATGCAGGTACTTCCAAAAAGGTGGTTGCTGGTTTGGTGATAGTTGCAG GTATCTCCATGTCGCTCCATATGTGGATAATGGAACTTCAGGTGGCAGACGAGGTTCAGCACCTGTAGTCCATGCCTCTGCCTTAGTGGGTCATACTTTGACTGACCGTCGTGGGTCTGAGCCTTCCCTTTTCCCAAGGCAAGGTGCACACAGTTGGAGTCGGAGAAGGTCTGAGCCTCTGGTCACAAATTTGAGGCAACAGAGTTTGCATCTTACTACAAATATTGctgaggaggaagaagatgCAGTTGCACCTCAACCACAGG ATGAGGGATGGCAGCCACAGCAGTGTGAAGACCCTACTCAGTCACACAGCAGCAGTTTTGTGGGGTCCATGTCTAATGCAGCTTCTGCTGAAGTTAAGGGAAAAAATGTATCCAAAACTGGCAATCAG GAAACCAGTAATCAGTATGGGGGTGTGAGTGGTGCTACTGCCTCAGCTGAGCAGGGACAATCGGAAGCCTAcaatcaaagcaaaaatgtgTTGTGTGGCATCTGCATGGACAAAGTTTATGAGAAAGCAACAGCAAGGGAGAGGCGCTTTGGCATCCTGCCCAACTGCAACCATGCCTTCTGCCTTGGTTGCATTATGACATGGCGGAAGACTAAAGACTTCCAGGAAGATGTCATCAA ggCCTGTCCACAGTGCAGAGTAAAGTCGTCTTTTTACATTCCCAGCAAGTTTTGGGTCGGTGAGGGTGAGCCAAAGGCAGAACTGATTGCTTCCTTTAAAGCAAAAAGCAG TAAAATAAAGTGCAATTTCTTCATGCACCATGGATACTGCCCTTTTGCTTCAGAGTGCATCTTCAGCCATGACTTGCCACCTGGGTACAGACCTCACCGCAGACGTTTCAGACCAAAG AATACCACAGGCTTGCTGGGGAGTATTGATGGTGAAGACCAGCGAATTCTGAGCTATTTCATTGCTCTGACACTTTTGGATGATGAGGACTTTGATTTTCTTGATGAATATGAAGTCTCTTGA